A region from the Mycoplasmopsis phocirhinis genome encodes:
- a CDS encoding signal peptidase II encodes MSKEVDGTKIKTKKTWKDYKQNFKKRLLNVKQHTIKRWKENKKKIIIRYAVFLSIFLITYFLDQFTKFHFYPGEAAYEAYENGNIVQVYQGAFLGIRLVPHHGVTIIPFKTNAVIIIVQIISVISILTFTILIFYIDSFLWVSIIAMLVSGTAGNMTDRFLWNGYVKDILFWTYFEKVFKRDLGTFNVADVLIIVSIIISVVYLVISIFVEYFKEEKQKIDNPNNQNDINNNDQIVSTNNQHNTVS; translated from the coding sequence ATGAGTAAAGAAGTAGATGGAACAAAAATAAAAACTAAAAAAACTTGAAAAGATTATAAGCAAAATTTTAAAAAAAGATTGCTTAATGTTAAACAACACACAATAAAACGTTGAAAAGAAAACAAGAAAAAAATTATTATTAGATATGCAGTTTTTTTATCAATTTTTTTAATAACTTATTTTTTAGATCAATTTACTAAATTCCATTTTTATCCAGGCGAAGCCGCATATGAAGCTTATGAAAACGGAAATATTGTACAAGTTTATCAAGGAGCTTTCTTAGGAATACGTTTAGTGCCTCACCACGGTGTAACCATAATCCCCTTTAAAACAAATGCGGTAATAATAATTGTGCAAATAATCAGTGTAATATCTATATTAACATTCACAATTCTTATTTTTTATATAGATTCATTTTTATGAGTTAGTATTATTGCGATGTTAGTTTCTGGTACAGCAGGTAACATGACTGATAGATTCTTATGGAATGGTTATGTTAAAGATATTTTATTCTGAACTTATTTTGAAAAAGTTTTCAAGCGCGATTTAGGAACTTTTAATGTTGCCGATGTATTAATTATTGTTTCAATTATTATTTCAGTTGTTTATTTGGTAATTTCAATTTTTGTTGAATATTTTAAAGAAGAAAAACAAAAAATTGATAATCCTAATAACCAAAATGATATTAATAACAACGATCAAATTGTTTCAACAAACAATCAACACAATACTGTTTCTTAA
- the eno gene encoding phosphopyruvate hydratase: MSKIIDTYAREILDSRGNPTLAVKVTTELGYEGVAMVPSGASTGTREACELRDKEFDEFKDNWFGGKGVMKAVSNVNEIIAPELFGLDVCDQRLIDMTMIDLDGTKNKTNLGANAILGVSLAVARAAANETQLPLYKYIGGTNARTLPVPMLNVMNGGAHSSNTVDMQEFMIMPVGAKTFKQALQMANKVFHNLGKLLKKEHGTTVGDEGGYAPNLKSHEEVLDYMVEAIKISGLNPATSGQNAVAIAMDPAASEFYDENSKKYVFKKLKHAIEQKRSGFEHLHSVKLEYSTKEMVDYYEQLVNKYPIISIEDGLAENDWEGFKLMKQRLGDRLQIVGDDLTVTNQEILREAIKKDVMNSILIKLNQIGTLSETLDTIELAHKAGFSCVVSHRSGETEDTTIADLAVALNTGQIKTGSLSRTDRIAKYNRLLEIEDELGKTSKFDGEKTYFNLKKHL, translated from the coding sequence ATGTCAAAAATAATTGATACTTATGCTAGAGAAATTCTAGATTCAAGAGGCAATCCTACTTTAGCAGTTAAAGTCACAACCGAATTAGGTTATGAAGGTGTGGCGATGGTACCTTCTGGTGCTTCAACCGGCACAAGAGAAGCATGTGAATTAAGAGATAAAGAATTTGATGAATTCAAGGATAATTGATTTGGTGGTAAAGGTGTAATGAAGGCTGTTAGCAATGTAAATGAAATTATTGCTCCCGAATTATTTGGTCTAGATGTTTGCGACCAAAGATTAATTGATATGACAATGATAGATTTAGATGGTACCAAAAACAAAACAAACTTGGGTGCTAATGCTATTTTAGGAGTTTCTTTAGCAGTTGCAAGAGCAGCAGCAAATGAAACTCAATTACCACTTTATAAATATATAGGTGGAACAAACGCCAGAACTTTACCTGTTCCAATGTTAAATGTTATGAACGGTGGAGCCCATTCGTCAAATACAGTTGATATGCAAGAATTTATGATAATGCCTGTTGGTGCAAAGACATTTAAACAAGCATTACAAATGGCAAATAAAGTATTTCACAATTTAGGTAAGTTATTAAAAAAAGAACACGGTACAACAGTAGGAGATGAGGGGGGTTATGCTCCAAACTTAAAATCTCATGAAGAAGTGTTAGATTATATGGTTGAAGCAATAAAAATTTCAGGATTAAACCCAGCTACGAGCGGTCAAAACGCAGTAGCAATAGCAATGGACCCAGCTGCTAGTGAATTTTATGATGAAAATTCAAAAAAATATGTATTCAAAAAATTAAAACATGCAATTGAGCAAAAACGTTCAGGTTTTGAGCATTTACATAGTGTTAAGTTAGAATATAGCACAAAGGAAATGGTTGATTACTATGAGCAATTAGTAAATAAATATCCAATTATTTCAATAGAAGATGGTCTAGCTGAAAACGATTGAGAAGGTTTTAAACTAATGAAACAACGTTTAGGAGATAGATTACAAATAGTTGGCGATGATTTAACTGTCACAAATCAAGAAATTTTGCGTGAAGCAATCAAAAAAGATGTAATGAATTCAATTTTAATAAAATTAAACCAAATAGGTACTTTAAGCGAGACATTAGACACTATCGAATTAGCTCATAAGGCAGGATTTAGTTGTGTTGTTTCACATCGCTCAGGTGAAACCGAAGATACAACAATTGCTGATTTAGCTGTTGCTTTAAACACTGGTCAAATTAAGACCGGTTCATTATCAAGAACTGACCGGATTGCCAAATATAATCGTTTGTTAGAAATTGAAGATGAATTAGGAAAAACATCAAAATTTGACGGCGAAAAAACATATTTTAATTTAAAAAAACATTTATAA
- the thiI gene encoding tRNA uracil 4-sulfurtransferase ThiI, producing the protein MYSKILIRYGELTLKGKNRQNFIDILARNVKNIVGEQPEAKFDRMYLTYSENNLAKLKYIFGISSYSPVIETQNNIDEIFKSAKSLIKQQTKTFKISSRRSNKSFELTSNEINVKLGSYILNSFPHIKVDVHNPDQIIYVEIRNNSTYIFENYCEGLGGLPVGISGRVLHLMSGGIDSPVGAFELMKRGLEVSFLSFISPPQTDQRTIDKMTNLIEKLNNYQSKSTFYLVDYSQILNYISLTSKPAFKITLLRRSFYRLASILANKLHFEALSNGENLGQVASQTLESLSVINAASTKLILRPLLTKDKVETIDIAKMIGTYDISIIAANETCEMFAPKEPVTKPRLEDVLNLEQELFDLEKYESNIIQNNIKTLKIQKGD; encoded by the coding sequence ATGTACTCTAAAATTTTAATAAGATATGGAGAACTGACACTTAAGGGTAAAAATAGGCAAAATTTCATTGATATTTTAGCTAGAAATGTTAAAAATATTGTCGGCGAACAACCAGAGGCTAAATTTGATCGAATGTATTTAACCTATTCTGAAAATAATTTAGCAAAATTAAAATACATATTTGGAATTAGCTCTTATTCGCCTGTTATCGAAACACAAAATAATATTGATGAAATTTTTAAATCGGCAAAATCATTAATTAAACAACAAACAAAAACATTTAAAATTTCTTCTCGTCGTTCAAACAAATCTTTTGAATTAACATCAAATGAAATTAATGTAAAATTAGGTTCATATATTTTAAATTCTTTTCCACATATAAAAGTAGACGTACACAATCCTGATCAAATTATATATGTTGAAATTCGTAATAATTCTACATATATATTTGAAAATTATTGTGAAGGCTTAGGCGGATTGCCTGTAGGTATATCGGGTAGAGTTTTACATTTAATGAGTGGAGGTATTGATTCACCTGTTGGAGCTTTTGAATTAATGAAAAGAGGTTTAGAAGTTTCATTTTTATCATTTATTTCGCCACCCCAAACTGACCAAAGAACTATAGATAAAATGACTAATTTAATCGAAAAATTGAACAATTATCAGTCAAAAAGTACATTTTACCTAGTAGATTATTCACAAATACTAAATTATATTTCACTCACTTCTAAACCTGCATTTAAAATAACCTTGTTAAGACGAAGTTTTTATCGCCTAGCATCGATATTAGCAAATAAATTACATTTTGAGGCTTTATCAAACGGCGAAAATTTAGGTCAAGTTGCTTCACAAACTTTAGAATCTTTATCAGTAATTAATGCCGCCAGCACAAAGTTAATTTTACGCCCGCTATTAACAAAGGATAAAGTTGAAACAATTGATATAGCCAAAATGATTGGCACTTATGATATCAGTATTATAGCCGCCAATGAAACTTGTGAAATGTTCGCACCAAAAGAACCAGTTACAAAACCACGTTTAGAAGACGTTTTAAATTTAGAACAAGAACTATTCGATTTGGAAAAATACGAAAGTAATATAATACAAAACAACATAAAAACATTAAAAATACAAAAAGGAGACTAA
- the rpmF gene encoding 50S ribosomal protein L32, whose product MAIVPKRKTSKQRKHKRRTHDALKIQNLVSCKNCSNFIQQHKVCQFCGFYRDKIVEGYKSINSRNN is encoded by the coding sequence ATGGCTATCGTTCCCAAACGTAAAACCTCGAAACAACGTAAACACAAAAGACGTACTCATGATGCGTTAAAAATTCAAAACCTTGTTTCATGTAAAAATTGTTCTAACTTTATTCAACAACATAAAGTTTGTCAATTCTGTGGTTTTTACAGAGATAAAATCGTTGAAGGATACAAGAGTATCAATTCACGTAATAACTAA
- the metK gene encoding methionine adenosyltransferase, protein MNKNFILNDKKLFTSESVGQGHPDKVCDQISDRILDAYLKQDPNSRTAIETVATGNIVLIGGEVSSNANVDVIAIAKLVFEKLNYSTENIKFITDIKQQSPDISQGVVLSDEQIGAGDQGIMFGYATNETKNFMPLAITLANELVKKADYLREKGTFKWAKADMKSQVTIDYSNNTVETILMSIQHDENFNEDEFKNYIKFNIIKPVLDEYKLELPHKILINPTGRFVIGGPIGDAGLTGRKIIVDTYGGYARHGGGAFSGKDATKVDRSAAYACRWIAKNIVAEGSLCNWIEIQVSYAIGVAKPVSISVKTDKEQNNTLIKNIINSVFDLTPSAIIRDLNLKSPIFAQTSYFGHFGRSDLDLPWEKLNKINEIREYLKTNK, encoded by the coding sequence ATGAACAAAAATTTTATTTTAAATGACAAAAAATTATTTACTTCTGAGAGCGTAGGCCAAGGCCATCCAGATAAGGTTTGCGATCAAATTTCAGATCGAATTCTTGATGCTTATTTAAAACAAGACCCAAATTCAAGAACAGCTATTGAAACAGTAGCCACTGGTAATATAGTTTTAATAGGCGGAGAGGTTTCTTCAAATGCTAATGTTGATGTGATTGCGATCGCAAAATTAGTTTTTGAAAAACTTAATTATTCAACCGAAAATATTAAATTTATCACTGACATAAAACAACAAAGTCCTGATATTAGTCAAGGTGTTGTTTTATCAGATGAACAAATAGGAGCGGGAGACCAAGGTATTATGTTTGGTTATGCTACTAATGAAACAAAAAATTTTATGCCACTCGCAATTACGTTAGCAAATGAACTAGTTAAAAAAGCTGATTATTTACGCGAAAAAGGTACGTTTAAATGAGCTAAAGCTGATATGAAAAGTCAGGTAACAATTGATTATTCAAACAACACCGTAGAGACAATATTAATGTCAATTCAACATGATGAAAATTTTAACGAAGATGAATTTAAAAACTATATAAAATTTAATATTATTAAACCAGTTTTAGATGAATATAAATTAGAATTACCACATAAAATTTTAATAAATCCTACTGGTCGTTTTGTTATCGGTGGTCCAATTGGTGATGCTGGTTTAACTGGTCGTAAAATTATTGTAGATACTTATGGTGGTTATGCTCGTCATGGAGGTGGAGCATTTAGTGGCAAAGATGCTACAAAAGTAGATAGATCAGCTGCATATGCATGCCGATGAATAGCGAAAAATATTGTTGCTGAAGGCTCATTGTGCAATTGAATTGAAATACAAGTTTCTTACGCTATTGGTGTAGCCAAACCAGTCTCAATTAGCGTTAAAACAGATAAAGAACAAAACAACACCTTAATTAAAAATATTATAAATAGCGTCTTTGATTTAACTCCAAGTGCAATCATTCGTGATTTAAATTTAAAATCACCTATATTTGCCCAAACAAGTTACTTTGGCCATTTCGGTCGTAGTGATTTAGATTTACCTTGAGAAAAATTAAATAAAATTAACGAAATTAGAGAATATTTAAAAACAAATAAATAG
- the gltX gene encoding glutamate--tRNA ligase yields MDKKIRTRYAPSPTGYLHIGGARTALFSYLFAKHFNGEFIFRLEDTDVKRNVSNGEKSQLENLEWLGIIPDESPFKPNPNCGKYRQSEKLDRYKEIAQYLLNKGLAYKAYDNSDELQAQHLESDAKGIASFKYNKNWLKLSDEEKNRRDQNGEYSIRLSMPENIELSWNDIVRGKISFDSSDIGDWVIVKSDGYPTYNFAVVIDDHDMQISHVLRGEEHITNTPKQIYIYQILGWKQPDFGHLTVITNMEGKKLSKRDTTLKQFIEDYRNEGYVPEAVFNFLTLLGWTSHDATELMSKEEIITKFNPQRLSKSPSKFDVVKMHWFSKQYFKKIDNSLIAKFINISSENNWTKLFIETFKENVGTISELKNHLFTYQNAQINPDFNLREDEIKIAKEFFTELKNLDFSIQNIQIAIENVKQKLSINGKKLFMPIRKAATFAEHGPELAKAIYLFGKDIIYERLKIWK; encoded by the coding sequence ATGGATAAAAAAATTAGAACAAGATATGCACCTAGTCCCACAGGTTATTTACATATAGGTGGAGCTAGAACTGCACTATTTTCGTATTTATTTGCCAAACATTTTAACGGTGAATTCATTTTTAGGTTAGAAGATACAGATGTTAAAAGAAATGTAAGCAATGGAGAAAAAAGTCAATTGGAAAATTTGGAGTGATTGGGAATTATTCCAGATGAAAGTCCATTTAAACCAAATCCTAATTGTGGTAAATATCGCCAAAGCGAAAAACTTGATAGATACAAAGAAATAGCACAATATTTATTGAATAAAGGTCTGGCCTATAAAGCCTATGATAATAGCGATGAATTACAAGCACAACACCTAGAAAGTGATGCAAAAGGGATCGCGTCTTTTAAATATAACAAAAATTGATTGAAATTAAGTGACGAAGAGAAAAATAGACGAGACCAAAACGGTGAATACTCAATAAGATTGTCGATGCCTGAAAATATTGAATTAAGCTGAAACGATATTGTGAGAGGAAAAATTTCATTTGATTCTAGCGACATCGGTGACTGAGTAATTGTAAAATCTGATGGATATCCAACCTATAATTTTGCTGTGGTAATCGATGATCATGATATGCAAATAAGTCATGTTTTACGAGGAGAAGAACATATAACTAATACACCAAAGCAAATATATATTTACCAAATATTAGGGTGAAAACAACCAGATTTTGGCCATCTTACTGTGATTACTAATATGGAAGGTAAAAAACTTTCAAAAAGAGATACAACATTAAAACAATTTATTGAAGATTATAGAAATGAAGGTTATGTTCCTGAAGCTGTTTTTAACTTTTTAACATTATTAGGTTGAACATCACACGACGCAACAGAATTAATGTCTAAAGAAGAAATTATTACTAAATTCAACCCTCAACGTCTATCAAAATCTCCTTCAAAATTCGATGTAGTCAAAATGCATTGATTTTCAAAACAATATTTTAAAAAAATTGATAATTCATTGATAGCTAAATTCATAAATATTAGTAGTGAAAACAATTGAACAAAATTATTTATTGAAACATTTAAAGAAAATGTTGGAACAATCTCGGAATTAAAAAATCATTTATTTACCTATCAAAATGCTCAAATTAATCCTGATTTTAATTTGCGTGAAGACGAGATTAAAATTGCAAAAGAATTTTTTACTGAATTAAAAAATTTAGATTTTTCAATTCAAAATATTCAAATCGCAATTGAAAATGTTAAGCAAAAATTAAGCATAAATGGAAAAAAACTATTTATGCCAATTAGAAAAGCCGCAACCTTTGCCGAACATGGCCCTGAATTGGCAAAAGCGATTTATTTATTTGGTAAAGATATTATTTATGAAAGATTAAAAATATGAAAATAA
- a CDS encoding PhnE/PtxC family ABC transporter permease: MRINSSTQNTWVIKEKKWFRYRYKSSKNNQKTSWKLHPVFVHLTILFSIALLAYIIYDKSDKLRFENGNLIIQKIQNLFIFDTKSYRLTGRTSGEYTPLIFDSLTLLWLSIKLGLVGTFIGFLLALFTSILSFSRATNKYSAFAFKSIILVLRAMPELVFIRVITFTARNELSLLLVFVWFTWLWLHKYYIEIFENVDLSSYWNSINQGNNKFKAFYKEIWPRVKHRIYSLFIFSFESNMRWSSILGALSLPGIGVLISYGASQTTNFKELGIPLTFLMLFIVFLEIINIIFKKYLIEAKSKKIQINSNFKFLNYKKMAKHINVRKIIYFAIFSFCLILSIYTLSTIKWLFFELSATKSFFKYFFRPDFSVFNLKRWNLANPLYVLWESISFTILALALCIALTFIAIRLQSLSLNNRYLAFFWRIINVLVRLIPTIVYFFIFQPLFQSPLLLIIIIISLHEMSSISKQLSEAVDNLDEEIVSNMRIQGFSNNQIYFKYVLPTIKFDFIALSFFYFELIFRNSITYSIFAPSQLNIGTKIWTNLNTRNYHPEIAMAYTWLATFAILGINFVARIFTKQLKST; encoded by the coding sequence ATGAGAATTAATTCAAGCACTCAAAACACTTGAGTAATTAAAGAAAAAAAATGATTTCGCTACAGGTATAAAAGTTCAAAAAATAATCAAAAAACTAGCTGAAAATTACATCCGGTTTTTGTTCACTTAACAATACTTTTTTCAATTGCTTTACTGGCATATATAATTTATGACAAAAGCGATAAATTAAGATTTGAAAACGGAAATTTAATAATTCAAAAAATACAAAATTTATTCATTTTTGATACAAAAAGTTATCGTTTAACCGGCCGGACTAGCGGTGAATATACTCCATTAATATTTGATTCGTTAACATTGTTATGATTATCTATTAAATTGGGTTTAGTAGGAACATTTATTGGCTTTTTACTTGCTTTATTTACCAGTATTTTATCATTCTCTAGAGCAACAAATAAGTATAGCGCTTTCGCGTTTAAATCAATAATTTTAGTCTTGCGTGCAATGCCTGAACTAGTTTTTATAAGAGTGATTACATTTACTGCTCGTAACGAATTAAGTTTATTACTTGTTTTTGTTTGGTTCACTTGATTATGATTGCATAAATACTATATTGAAATTTTTGAAAATGTAGATTTAAGTTCATATTGAAATTCAATTAACCAAGGCAATAACAAATTCAAAGCTTTTTACAAAGAAATTTGACCTCGTGTCAAACACCGAATCTATTCGTTATTTATATTTTCTTTTGAATCTAATATGCGCTGGTCATCGATTTTAGGAGCATTATCATTACCTGGAATCGGAGTTTTGATTTCATATGGAGCGAGTCAAACAACTAATTTTAAAGAATTAGGTATTCCGCTTACATTTTTGATGCTTTTTATTGTTTTTTTAGAAATTATTAATATTATTTTTAAAAAATATTTAATTGAAGCAAAAAGCAAAAAAATTCAAATTAATTCTAATTTTAAATTTCTAAATTATAAAAAAATGGCAAAACATATAAATGTTCGAAAAATTATTTATTTTGCAATATTTAGTTTTTGTCTTATTCTAAGTATTTATACATTAAGTACTATAAAATGACTTTTTTTTGAATTGTCAGCTACTAAAAGTTTTTTTAAATACTTTTTTAGACCTGATTTTTCAGTATTTAATTTAAAGCGATGAAATCTAGCTAATCCTTTATATGTTCTTTGAGAATCAATTTCATTCACTATTTTAGCTTTAGCATTATGTATTGCTTTAACATTTATCGCTATACGATTACAATCCCTAAGCTTAAATAATAGATATTTGGCATTTTTTTGGAGAATAATTAATGTTTTGGTGCGTTTAATACCAACAATTGTATATTTTTTTATCTTTCAACCTCTGTTTCAATCTCCTTTACTTTTAATAATAATTATTATCTCTTTACATGAAATGTCAAGTATTTCTAAACAATTAAGCGAAGCGGTTGATAATCTTGATGAAGAAATTGTTTCAAATATGCGTATTCAAGGTTTTAGCAATAATCAAATTTATTTTAAATATGTATTACCCACAATTAAATTTGATTTTATAGCTTTATCATTTTTCTACTTTGAATTAATTTTTAGAAATTCAATAACATACTCTATTTTTGCTCCTTCGCAATTAAATATCGGTACAAAAATTTGAACTAATTTAAACACTCGTAATTATCATCCTGAAATAGCAATGGCATATACATGATTAGCCACTTTTGCCATATTAGGAATTAATTTTGTTGCCAGAATTTTTACAAAACAACTTAAATCAACTTAA
- a CDS encoding phosphonate ABC transporter ATP-binding protein, with amino-acid sequence MTQVIKITNLNFAYNKNPDLVLQDININIEKGSMVAIIGPSGVGKSTLFKLIVRAIKPKNGTIEIFNKDINKLNKKDWKKTINKVGFLTQKANLINTENVFENIKRTNTNYPNFIQKFFGILTHKEKIKIFETLDELGILNKAFYRVSELSGGQQQRVEIAKLLIQNVDLILADEPTSNLDNQTSREVLELLKKLSQDGKTILVNIHDLSFIKSHFTHVIAIKNKRVFLAKNTKEINQWELIQALKTLE; translated from the coding sequence ATGACACAAGTAATTAAAATTACTAATCTTAATTTCGCATACAACAAAAATCCAGATTTAGTTTTGCAAGATATTAATATCAATATCGAAAAAGGTTCTATGGTAGCAATTATTGGACCTAGCGGTGTCGGTAAAAGCACATTGTTTAAATTAATTGTTCGTGCAATAAAACCTAAAAATGGAACAATTGAAATATTTAATAAAGATATCAATAAATTAAACAAAAAAGATTGAAAAAAAACCATAAATAAAGTTGGCTTTTTAACTCAAAAAGCTAACTTAATCAACACTGAAAATGTATTCGAAAATATAAAAAGAACAAACACTAATTATCCAAATTTTATTCAGAAATTTTTCGGAATTTTAACACACAAAGAAAAAATAAAAATTTTTGAAACATTGGATGAATTAGGAATTTTAAATAAAGCGTTTTATCGAGTAAGCGAATTAAGTGGTGGTCAACAACAACGAGTTGAAATTGCTAAATTATTAATTCAAAATGTAGATTTAATTTTAGCTGATGAACCAACATCAAATTTAGACAACCAAACAAGTCGTGAAGTTTTAGAATTATTGAAAAAATTATCTCAGGACGGAAAGACAATTTTGGTTAATATACACGATTTAAGTTTCATTAAATCTCATTTCACTCACGTAATTGCAATTAAAAATAAACGAGTGTTTTTGGCAAAAAACACCAAGGAAATCAATCAATGAGAATTAATTCAAGCACTCAAAACACTTGAGTAA
- the cypl gene encoding ABC transporter thiamine pyrophosphate-binding lipoprotein p37/Cypl, whose amino-acid sequence MKINKKLLLWLSPLSLSSISLLAASCVGKTDKPSQGSDGNGSTENSNKIANQWDTNITIVNSYINPGFKSENDKGQGKIEKEFLTLLGQRFNEFKNLDQETKNLPDVNFLIETNQDKDTFYSKLESNNNTLDLMIANYATYLNSFADETGKVNNLNGVKLVAQTSTLKFNWQGADNDIYTTGTDTDKLRLTAQKNNESWVKNIGYEYPDWQKAVAKKTLNFDGSKFVEFYEKDKLTYVYHGAIYIAGNKQQRDQIIQDWNNKDWEKFINHGITYRKNTSSGGYKYQVALLARHFNKSLKEINEYFESNNSKVVKGQSIKDTLGKAHSSNITPLIGFDDEGVYNWTNNVKNPEYFKPQGFQSDQNYDNENNVVVRTLTITNPAAYDVVLARPGISQKQANLISKALNSLSLSENTYGIYTGYNKFQPIDFETFQKFMYLQVQAETKNDKNVSIPEITNDTSN is encoded by the coding sequence ATGAAAATAAACAAAAAATTATTATTATGACTAAGTCCTCTATCTTTGTCATCTATTTCGCTTTTGGCAGCAAGCTGCGTTGGAAAAACAGATAAACCAAGTCAAGGCAGTGATGGTAATGGTTCAACAGAGAATTCTAACAAAATAGCAAACCAATGGGATACAAACATTACTATTGTAAATTCATATATAAATCCAGGTTTTAAATCAGAAAATGATAAAGGACAAGGTAAAATTGAAAAAGAATTTTTAACTTTACTAGGTCAAAGATTTAATGAATTTAAAAACCTGGACCAAGAAACTAAAAATTTACCTGATGTTAATTTCTTAATTGAAACAAATCAAGATAAAGACACATTTTACTCAAAATTAGAAAGCAATAATAACACATTAGACTTAATGATTGCTAATTACGCAACATATTTAAATTCATTTGCCGATGAAACCGGCAAAGTAAACAATTTAAACGGTGTTAAATTGGTAGCACAAACAAGTACGTTAAAATTTAACTGACAAGGTGCAGATAATGATATATATACAACAGGTACAGATACAGATAAATTACGTTTAACTGCTCAAAAAAACAACGAAAGTTGAGTAAAAAATATTGGTTATGAATATCCAGATTGACAAAAAGCAGTTGCTAAAAAAACACTAAATTTTGATGGCTCTAAATTTGTGGAATTTTACGAAAAAGATAAATTAACATATGTTTATCATGGGGCAATTTATATAGCTGGTAATAAACAACAACGAGATCAAATTATTCAAGATTGAAATAATAAAGATTGAGAAAAATTTATAAATCATGGAATAACATACAGAAAAAACACCAGTTCAGGTGGTTATAAATATCAAGTTGCCTTACTAGCAAGACATTTTAATAAATCATTAAAAGAAATTAATGAATATTTTGAATCTAATAATTCAAAAGTTGTTAAGGGTCAAAGTATCAAAGATACCTTGGGTAAAGCACACTCTTCAAATATCACTCCATTAATCGGTTTTGATGATGAAGGAGTATATAATTGAACAAATAATGTTAAAAATCCAGAATATTTTAAACCACAAGGTTTTCAATCGGATCAAAATTACGATAACGAAAATAATGTTGTAGTAAGAACTTTAACTATAACAAACCCCGCTGCATACGATGTTGTTTTAGCTAGACCAGGCATTAGTCAAAAACAAGCAAATTTAATTTCAAAAGCACTAAATTCATTATCTTTAAGTGAAAATACTTATGGTATTTACACTGGTTATAATAAATTTCAACCAATCGATTTTGAAACATTCCAAAAATTTATGTATTTACAAGTTCAAGCTGAAACAAAAAATGATAAAAATGTTTCAATACCGGAAATAACTAATGACACAAGTAATTAA